A genome region from Ligilactobacillus cholophilus includes the following:
- the cls gene encoding cardiolipin synthase encodes MQTFGIIVLIIWLLNLLAAIITVFHEKRDISTTWAWLLVLVFIPVLGFILYLFVGRKISHDKIFTIQKEQEKVINALTKRQKEMWQKRDLDKDSTQQERELEHLFLESEGAFLTTNNQTKLFDDGKVFFKALIDDINQAKDSIHVEFYTFYADDIGHEVLHALENAAARGVEVRVLYDMWGSKGTNYKFFKKLEELGGAAQGFISSSAKQVITTPRLNYHDHRKLVIIDGKTGYIGGFNIGDQYLGRLPKYGYWSDTHMRVYGMAVIQMQARFMMDWNTTCRRTTKKRFEFEKRFFPVFEGNGHTKMQIVSSGPDSERQSIKRGYQKIISTAQNYLYIQTPYLIPDDSVLESLVIAALSGVDVRIMIPCKPDHPFVYRATEYYAKYLVDNGVKVYRYDNGFLHAKTMITDDTISSVGSANLDFRSFKLNFECNAFCYDDDLTKQLKAIYEKDLENCTLLTPEYFDKQSRWRKFKQYFSRLLSPTL; translated from the coding sequence TTGCAAACGTTTGGGATTATTGTACTTATTATTTGGTTATTGAACTTGTTAGCTGCAATTATCACGGTTTTCCATGAAAAACGCGATATTTCAACTACTTGGGCATGGTTATTAGTGTTAGTATTTATTCCTGTATTAGGATTTATCTTGTATCTATTTGTTGGGCGTAAAATTTCGCATGATAAAATATTTACAATTCAAAAAGAACAAGAAAAAGTTATTAATGCATTAACGAAACGCCAAAAAGAAATGTGGCAAAAACGCGACTTAGATAAAGATAGTACTCAACAAGAGCGTGAATTAGAGCATTTATTCCTTGAGTCTGAAGGGGCTTTTTTAACTACTAATAATCAAACAAAGTTATTTGACGATGGAAAAGTCTTTTTTAAGGCGTTAATTGATGATATTAATCAAGCCAAGGATAGTATTCACGTTGAATTCTATACATTTTATGCAGATGATATAGGACATGAAGTCTTGCATGCCCTCGAAAATGCTGCTGCTCGTGGCGTTGAAGTGCGTGTTTTATATGATATGTGGGGTTCTAAAGGAACTAATTACAAATTCTTTAAAAAGCTAGAAGAACTTGGCGGAGCTGCTCAAGGCTTCATTTCTAGTTCTGCTAAACAAGTAATTACAACACCAAGATTAAATTACCATGATCACCGTAAACTAGTAATTATCGATGGTAAGACTGGGTATATTGGTGGATTTAATATCGGAGATCAATATCTTGGAAGATTACCTAAATATGGATATTGGAGTGATACTCACATGCGTGTATATGGCATGGCTGTAATTCAGATGCAAGCTCGTTTTATGATGGATTGGAATACAACTTGTCGTCGTACAACCAAAAAACGATTTGAATTCGAAAAACGTTTCTTCCCTGTGTTTGAAGGAAATGGCCATACAAAAATGCAAATTGTGTCATCTGGCCCAGATAGTGAAAGACAATCAATTAAACGTGGTTATCAAAAGATAATCTCTACTGCACAAAATTATTTATACATTCAAACACCATATTTGATTCCAGATGATTCAGTTCTAGAGTCATTAGTAATTGCTGCTTTATCTGGAGTGGATGTAAGAATTATGATTCCATGTAAACCAGATCATCCATTTGTATATCGTGCAACTGAATATTATGCAAAATATTTAGTTGATAATGGCGTAAAGGTTTACCGTTATGACAATGGATTCTTACATGCTAAGACCATGATTACTGATGATACAATTTCTTCAGTTGGATCTGCTAACTTAGATTTTAGAAGTTTCAAATTGAATTTTGAATGTAATGCATTTTGTTATGATGATGATTTGACTAAACAACTAAAAGCTATATATGAAAAAGATCTAGAAAATTGTACTTTATTAACACCTGAATATTTTGATAAACAATCTCGTTGGCGGAAATTTAAACAATATTTCTCACGTTTGCTTTCACCAACATTGTAA
- a CDS encoding alpha/beta hydrolase — translation MTVNRKHSRIVLLVIFILLIGLAIPSYIWTKRNIQDLGKWQNSRLSPVIMIPGSSATINRFDDLVKLLNKNDHQKHSLLKVKVYNNGKIKYYGKIRSGDNEPIIVVGFENNHDGYNNILKQAKMFNEAFKSLQKRYYFNNFKAIGHSNGGLVYTAFLEKYYKDYDVKMTRLMTIGSPFNFGESNLKYKTQMLADFIKQRGNLPKDLVVYSVAGTENYDSDGLVPVNSVEAGKYVFQNQVKSYTEITVTGINAQHSDLPQNQQIVDLIQKYILDNQMPKNDNDVKKDNK, via the coding sequence ATGACAGTTAATCGTAAACATAGTCGAATCGTATTACTTGTTATTTTTATTTTATTAATTGGATTAGCAATTCCATCCTATATTTGGACAAAAAGAAATATTCAAGATTTAGGTAAATGGCAGAACTCCCGTTTATCACCAGTCATTATGATTCCTGGAAGTTCAGCAACAATTAATCGATTTGATGACTTAGTAAAGCTTTTAAATAAAAATGATCATCAAAAGCACAGTTTACTGAAAGTGAAAGTCTACAATAATGGCAAAATCAAATATTATGGCAAAATTCGTTCAGGAGATAATGAACCAATTATTGTAGTGGGATTCGAAAATAATCATGATGGATACAATAACATTTTAAAACAAGCTAAAATGTTTAATGAGGCTTTTAAATCATTGCAGAAACGGTACTATTTCAATAATTTTAAAGCGATTGGACATTCAAATGGTGGATTAGTTTATACGGCTTTTCTTGAAAAATATTATAAAGATTATGACGTTAAAATGACACGATTAATGACAATTGGATCACCATTTAACTTTGGAGAATCTAACTTAAAATATAAAACACAAATGTTAGCTGATTTTATCAAACAACGAGGTAACTTACCTAAAGATTTAGTTGTATATTCAGTTGCTGGGACTGAAAACTATGACTCTGATGGTTTAGTACCAGTTAACAGTGTCGAAGCTGGAAAATACGTATTTCAAAATCAGGTAAAAAGTTATACAGAAATTACAGTAACTGGGATTAATGCACAACATTCAGATTTACCTCAAAATCAACAAATTGTTGATTTAATTCAAAAATATATTTTAGATAATCAAATGCCAAAAAATGACAATGACGTCAAGAAGGATAACAAATAA
- a CDS encoding aldose epimerase family protein, producing the protein MKILQKTFGRYNNEKVTEIKLVNDNDVAISCLTMGAIWHQFLVPTEEGKYQNLLLSFDGIDDYYSNTQNICKSIGRVAGRIKNASYDLNGKHFVLPENDHGNTLHGGPHGFSTWNWNYSTSSNKNSVSVIFQKKIDETMDQFPGNILATIIYTLNNNNKVTITYSAMNGKEDTLFNPTCHVYFNLSDRRDLTTHELEINSDNILETNSDLIPTGNLIPVENTPYDFRNFKNVALTVGEVHGLDTAYVVNEPGHGIKPVAVLRDKASNRQITVNSDRNGLIVYTPEDIQGQKISFSRDKGSLANKNEGIALEAQMLPDAIHQDNFGDIVLPRYSKRTYRMSFTFKQLPKNE; encoded by the coding sequence ATGAAAATTTTACAAAAAACATTTGGTCGCTATAATAATGAAAAAGTTACAGAAATTAAATTAGTCAATGATAATGATGTAGCAATTTCTTGTCTTACAATGGGAGCAATTTGGCACCAATTTTTAGTTCCTACTGAAGAAGGCAAATATCAAAATTTATTACTAAGTTTTGATGGAATTGATGACTACTATTCAAATACACAAAACATTTGTAAATCAATTGGACGTGTAGCAGGAAGAATCAAAAATGCTTCATATGATTTAAATGGAAAGCATTTTGTATTGCCAGAAAATGACCATGGTAATACTCTTCATGGTGGTCCACATGGATTTTCAACTTGGAATTGGAATTATTCAACTTCAAGTAATAAGAATAGTGTGAGCGTAATTTTTCAAAAGAAGATTGATGAAACAATGGATCAATTTCCTGGAAACATCCTTGCTACAATTATCTATACTTTAAATAACAATAATAAAGTAACAATTACGTACAGTGCGATGAATGGTAAAGAAGATACATTATTCAATCCCACATGCCATGTTTACTTTAATTTGAGTGATCGGCGTGATTTAACAACACACGAATTAGAAATTAATAGTGATAATATTTTAGAAACTAATAGTGATTTAATTCCAACAGGAAACTTAATTCCAGTCGAAAATACGCCATATGATTTCCGCAATTTTAAGAATGTTGCCTTAACAGTTGGTGAAGTTCATGGTTTAGATACAGCATATGTTGTGAATGAACCAGGACATGGGATTAAACCAGTTGCTGTTTTAAGAGATAAAGCAAGTAATCGTCAAATTACTGTAAATTCTGATCGAAATGGATTAATAGTTTATACTCCTGAAGATATCCAGGGACAAAAGATTTCATTTAGTCGAGATAAGGGTAGTTTGGCTAATAAAAATGAAGGAATTGCACTAGAAGCACAAATGTTACCAGATGCAATTCATCAAGACAATTTTGGTGATATTGTATTACCACGTTATAGTAAACGGACATATCGGATGTCATTTACATTTAAACAATTACCTAAGAATGAGTAG
- the yjeM gene encoding glutamate/gamma-aminobutyrate family transporter YjeM, which yields MESENGSQKKMGLIALVLMIVSSIYGIGNTAIGFYQMGYAGIIWYVLAAILFFIPAALMFAEYGSVLKDAHGGIYSWLEFAVGEKFAFTGTFIWLASWIIWLLTNTSMNFINFSEAIFGKDTTQSWHLFGLSSNATLGILGVIFIFAVTFCAIRGFDKISKIASIGGIFVIFCSAFVFLGSIICIFMQHGHFAQPLTANGFIKSPNPLFSTPLGMLSFIVYAIFSYGGMETMGGVTDKVKNSERTFPRAVIIAGLFMIIAYAVLMLFWGVTANWNHLLNHSSVDLGNVPYVLISNLGYTLAIHFGATVVVANEIGKWLVRIMGLVQLLAFTATFFVMVYSPLKSFIMGSPKHFWPKSITKLNDKKMPANAMLWQAGLISVALLLISFGGSTAQDFYTILIDMMNVSTSVPYLFLIGAFPFFKKKMAGKEQSFEVYKSQRTTWVVTIIAWLTVLFGIIFSVIKPIFDHDIKTFVWTAIGPIFFGILALVILYFDNKRNSKYDLTDDNQEDEE from the coding sequence ATGGAATCTGAAAATGGTTCGCAAAAAAAGATGGGCCTTATCGCATTAGTTTTAATGATTGTTTCTTCAATTTACGGGATTGGAAATACAGCGATTGGGTTCTATCAAATGGGATATGCTGGGATTATTTGGTATGTTCTAGCAGCAATCTTATTCTTCATTCCTGCTGCATTAATGTTTGCAGAATATGGATCAGTTTTGAAAGATGCCCATGGGGGAATTTATTCATGGCTTGAATTCGCAGTTGGAGAAAAATTTGCTTTTACGGGGACATTTATTTGGTTAGCCTCATGGATTATTTGGCTATTAACAAATACTTCAATGAACTTTATTAATTTCTCAGAAGCAATTTTCGGTAAAGATACTACTCAAAGTTGGCATTTATTTGGGCTATCATCTAATGCTACATTAGGAATTTTAGGAGTAATCTTTATTTTTGCAGTTACATTTTGTGCTATACGTGGTTTTGATAAGATTTCTAAAATTGCTTCTATTGGAGGAATTTTTGTAATCTTTTGTTCAGCCTTTGTATTTTTAGGAAGTATCATTTGTATATTTATGCAACATGGACATTTTGCACAACCTTTAACTGCTAATGGATTTATTAAATCTCCAAATCCACTATTTTCAACACCATTAGGAATGTTATCATTTATTGTTTATGCAATCTTCTCTTATGGTGGAATGGAAACAATGGGTGGTGTAACAGATAAAGTAAAAAACTCTGAACGTACATTTCCACGTGCTGTAATCATTGCTGGTTTATTTATGATTATTGCATATGCGGTATTAATGCTATTCTGGGGTGTTACAGCAAACTGGAATCATTTATTAAACCATTCAAGTGTTGATTTAGGAAATGTTCCATATGTTTTAATAAGTAATTTAGGTTATACTTTAGCGATCCATTTTGGAGCAACTGTAGTTGTTGCAAATGAAATCGGTAAGTGGCTTGTTAGAATTATGGGATTAGTGCAATTATTAGCGTTTACCGCAACTTTCTTTGTAATGGTATATTCTCCATTAAAATCATTTATTATGGGTTCACCTAAACATTTCTGGCCTAAGAGTATTACAAAATTAAATGACAAAAAGATGCCTGCAAATGCTATGTTATGGCAAGCCGGATTGATTTCGGTCGCATTGCTTTTAATTTCATTTGGTGGTTCTACAGCACAAGATTTTTATACTATTTTAATTGATATGATGAATGTTTCTACTTCAGTACCATATTTATTTTTAATTGGTGCCTTTCCATTCTTTAAGAAGAAAATGGCAGGAAAAGAGCAATCATTTGAAGTATATAAGAGTCAACGAACAACATGGGTTGTTACAATCATTGCATGGCTAACAGTCTTATTTGGAATTATCTTTTCTGTAATCAAGCCAATTTTTGACCATGATATCAAAACTTTCGTTTGGACAGCAATCGGGCCAATCTTCTTTGGTATTTTAGCTTTAGTCATTTTATATTTCGATAATAAAAGAAATTCCAAATATGATTTAACAGATGACAATCAAGAAGATGAAGAATAA
- a CDS encoding AI-2E family transporter, whose translation MNLWERFLNNTHLRRFAVLMVIIATLFIFKSMISIILLTFIFSFLIIRLINWIQKRVKIPSPAIVIAVFSLLIIFIIALVTTYVPKLIVQSEALVKSLIHFYNNLPAEKGTISAYIASYIKQSNFLHQLQGGMTVIFGYVSKAGSMGFTFVISLLLSFFFTVEKETTYKFSRSFLTGPYSWFFKDIYYFANIFTNTFGVVLEAQFLIAIVNTILTCIGLGIIGVPQIASLGVMIFILSLVPVAGVIISAIPMSFVAYTDGGIRDVIYVLVMLLIIHAVEAYILNPKFMSSRTELPIFYTFVVLFVSERLFGAWGLIVGIPIFTFFLDVLGVKPLPGRHHKLRQKAQRHKKGESNE comes from the coding sequence ATGAATTTATGGGAGAGATTTTTAAATAATACCCATTTACGTCGTTTTGCAGTATTAATGGTTATTATTGCAACGTTGTTTATTTTTAAAAGTATGATTAGCATTATTTTGCTAACATTTATTTTTTCATTCTTAATTATTAGATTAATTAATTGGATACAGAAAAGAGTTAAGATTCCATCGCCAGCAATTGTAATTGCAGTTTTTTCATTGCTGATTATTTTTATAATAGCCTTGGTAACCACATATGTACCTAAGTTAATTGTTCAGTCAGAAGCACTTGTAAAATCTTTAATTCATTTTTATAATAATTTGCCAGCTGAAAAGGGCACAATTTCAGCCTATATAGCAAGTTATATTAAACAATCAAACTTTTTACATCAACTTCAAGGTGGCATGACTGTAATCTTTGGCTATGTATCAAAAGCGGGATCTATGGGCTTTACCTTTGTAATCTCACTTTTATTAAGTTTCTTTTTTACAGTTGAAAAAGAAACAACATATAAATTTTCACGAAGCTTTTTAACAGGGCCATATTCATGGTTCTTTAAAGATATTTATTATTTTGCTAATATTTTTACTAATACTTTTGGGGTAGTATTAGAAGCACAATTTCTAATTGCAATTGTAAATACAATCCTTACATGTATTGGTTTAGGAATCATTGGTGTTCCTCAAATTGCTAGTTTAGGAGTAATGATTTTTATTTTAAGTTTAGTGCCAGTTGCTGGAGTAATTATTTCAGCTATTCCAATGTCATTTGTTGCTTATACAGATGGAGGAATACGCGATGTAATTTATGTATTAGTCATGTTATTAATTATCCATGCAGTTGAAGCATATATTTTAAATCCTAAATTTATGTCAAGTCGGACAGAACTGCCAATCTTCTATACATTTGTAGTATTATTTGTATCGGAAAGGCTTTTTGGAGCATGGGGATTGATTGTTGGAATTCCAATTTTTACTTTCTTTTTAGATGTTTTAGGTGTAAAACCGCTACCTGGTCGTCACCATAAATTAAGACAAAAAGCACAACGACACAAGAAAGGTGAAAGCAATGAATAA
- a CDS encoding GMP reductase, with protein MKVFDYENVQLIPNKCIIKSRKDADPSIDFGHHHFKIPVVPANMASVIDEKLAIWLADNGYFYVMHRFEPAKRFDFVKMMHARGLFASISLGIKDSEYNLIDQFKANGIQPEYITIDVAHGHSIYVMKMVEYVKQNLPDTFVIVGNVATPQAVIDLENSGADATKVGIGPGKACITKLKTGFGTAGWQLSAIWQCSQVAKKPIVADGGIRYNGDIAKSIRFGASMVMIGSMFAGHLESPGEIIERDGKKYKKYWGSASSVQKHDIHNVEGKELLVPYRGKIADTLTSMEEDLQSSISYAGGKDLDALRKVDFKIIENSIINGDYLG; from the coding sequence TTGAAAGTTTTTGATTATGAGAATGTTCAATTGATACCTAATAAATGTATTATTAAAAGTAGAAAAGATGCTGATCCAAGTATTGATTTTGGTCATCATCACTTTAAAATACCCGTTGTTCCTGCTAATATGGCAAGTGTAATTGATGAAAAACTTGCAATTTGGTTAGCGGACAATGGGTATTTTTATGTAATGCATCGTTTTGAACCAGCAAAAAGATTTGATTTTGTTAAAATGATGCATGCCCGGGGATTATTTGCTTCAATTTCATTAGGAATTAAAGACAGTGAATATAATTTAATTGATCAATTTAAAGCAAATGGGATTCAACCAGAATATATTACTATTGATGTTGCACATGGACATTCAATATATGTGATGAAAATGGTGGAATATGTAAAACAAAATTTACCTGATACATTTGTGATTGTTGGTAATGTTGCTACACCACAAGCGGTTATTGATTTAGAAAATTCAGGAGCGGATGCAACTAAAGTCGGAATAGGTCCTGGAAAAGCATGCATTACTAAATTAAAAACTGGCTTTGGAACTGCAGGATGGCAGTTATCAGCTATTTGGCAATGCAGTCAAGTTGCTAAAAAACCAATTGTTGCTGATGGAGGAATCCGGTATAACGGCGATATTGCGAAATCAATTCGTTTTGGTGCTTCAATGGTTATGATCGGTTCAATGTTTGCTGGGCATTTGGAATCACCTGGTGAAATAATTGAACGTGATGGGAAAAAATATAAAAAATATTGGGGATCGGCATCAAGCGTTCAAAAGCATGATATTCATAATGTAGAGGGAAAGGAACTTCTTGTCCCATATCGCGGAAAAATCGCTGATACATTGACCTCAATGGAAGAAGATTTACAATCTTCGATTTCATATGCAGGTGGTAAAGATTTAGATGCATTAAGAAAAGTTGATTTTAAAATAATTGAAAACTCAATAATTAATGGTGATTATTTAGGATAA
- a CDS encoding HAD family hydrolase, whose amino-acid sequence MENFLFDFDGTIADSGDAATLATQACFKDFDLEIPTNDQVRYYMGVPIETFIPELVEKQGKDFTEEQYNEMYQSFREHYSEIEMQTTTLFPGMKTTLEQLKNEGKRLFVVSSKNSISLKRNLKHLGIASLFEDLVGSDQVENYKPAPDGILILLDRYHLDKKQSVMIGDAKYDLQMGKRADIKTCGCLWDTFDKELLEKEHPTYLIEHPSDLLKL is encoded by the coding sequence ATGGAGAATTTTTTATTTGATTTTGATGGCACAATCGCTGATTCAGGCGATGCAGCTACATTAGCAACGCAAGCATGTTTTAAAGATTTTGACTTGGAAATTCCTACAAACGATCAAGTACGTTATTATATGGGAGTTCCAATAGAGACATTTATTCCAGAGTTAGTTGAAAAGCAAGGAAAAGACTTCACTGAGGAACAATATAATGAGATGTATCAAAGTTTTAGAGAGCATTATAGTGAAATTGAAATGCAAACAACAACGTTATTTCCTGGTATGAAAACAACTCTAGAACAATTAAAAAATGAAGGGAAAAGACTTTTCGTTGTCTCAAGCAAGAATTCAATTTCATTAAAACGAAATTTAAAGCATTTAGGCATTGCTTCATTATTTGAAGATCTAGTTGGATCGGATCAAGTTGAAAATTATAAACCCGCACCTGATGGAATTTTAATTTTGCTAGATCGTTACCATTTGGATAAAAAACAATCAGTAATGATTGGAGATGCAAAGTATGATCTTCAAATGGGGAAAAGAGCTGACATCAAAACTTGTGGATGCTTATGGGATACCTTTGATAAAGAATTATTGGAAAAGGAACATCCAACATATTTAATTGAACATCCAAGTGATTTATTAAAATTATAA
- a CDS encoding GntR family transcriptional regulator produces the protein MAELIYQQIIGDLKEKIFAQKFPDMKLPDERSLAESYDVSRSSIKRALSRMANDGIIFKKRGSGTFINPLYLKNESVFNYGSGKNLGVSDNFKLNGEKPTVKVLDFNVVRPTEELQRDLFIQPEDFVYKIERLRFFDDQPFMIETGYIPIKLLPKLSSSILEKSIFEYVQQELKQSVSKSFMSVYAEPSTAHDQELLQLTPTEPTGVMEGIFFLDNGTPLEFSNMRLHYKYMKFNSFVSL, from the coding sequence ATGGCTGAATTAATTTATCAACAAATCATTGGTGATTTAAAAGAAAAAATTTTTGCACAAAAATTTCCTGATATGAAATTGCCAGATGAGCGAAGTTTAGCTGAATCATATGATGTTAGTCGAAGTTCAATCAAACGTGCTCTAAGTCGAATGGCAAATGATGGTATTATTTTTAAAAAACGTGGATCAGGAACATTTATTAATCCCTTATATTTAAAAAATGAATCAGTTTTTAATTATGGTTCTGGCAAAAACTTAGGGGTTTCTGATAACTTTAAACTTAATGGTGAAAAGCCTACAGTAAAAGTATTAGATTTTAATGTAGTTCGTCCCACCGAAGAATTACAACGTGATCTTTTTATTCAACCAGAAGATTTTGTTTATAAAATCGAGCGTCTTCGTTTCTTTGATGATCAGCCATTCATGATTGAAACTGGATATATTCCAATTAAATTGCTTCCTAAATTGAGTAGTAGCATTTTAGAAAAATCAATTTTTGAATATGTTCAACAAGAACTCAAACAATCCGTTTCAAAATCATTTATGTCTGTGTATGCAGAACCATCAACTGCACATGATCAAGAGTTATTACAATTAACTCCAACCGAACCAACTGGAGTAATGGAAGGAATTTTCTTCTTAGATAATGGTACCCCACTTGAATTTTCTAACATGAGATTACATTATAAATACATGAAGTTTAATTCTTTTGTAAGTCTTTAA
- a CDS encoding MalY/PatB family protein: MNKDDFIKEYAINRENTDSVKWDGLKDRFGQTDLLPMWIADTEFKIPKQAQQAMQKRIEEGAFGYSFVDDGYYDAYFNWQKERYGIELHKEWVRFGTGVVQSLSTILQLLTQKDEAVMVLQPVYYPFMDVVKQNKRNLIVSNLINNHGHYELDLDDMRQKMEENQVHVLIFCNPHNPVGRVWNETELTELLELCRQEQVILISDEIHHDLTIDGNKFVSTLNVRDGFYRDNLVVLDSPSKTFNMAGLLNSHVIIPNPQLMKRYDEYAAVTKAPTGSVMGRVAAQAAYTYGVDWLEGLQAVIASNYRYMRNEFKQELPEVVISPLEGTYLAWIDLSALIPEEDLEEVVQEKAKLAVDYGKWFGDAGKGHIRMNLATTPGNVEQAVQSLIQAIKDYQE; encoded by the coding sequence ATGAATAAAGATGATTTTATTAAAGAATATGCAATAAATCGTGAGAATACTGATTCAGTTAAATGGGATGGTTTAAAAGATCGTTTTGGACAAACAGATTTATTGCCAATGTGGATTGCAGATACAGAATTTAAAATTCCAAAACAAGCTCAACAAGCAATGCAAAAACGCATTGAAGAAGGTGCTTTTGGCTATTCATTTGTTGATGATGGTTACTATGATGCATATTTTAATTGGCAAAAAGAACGTTATGGAATTGAATTACATAAAGAATGGGTTCGTTTTGGAACAGGTGTAGTTCAATCATTAAGCACAATTCTTCAACTATTAACACAAAAAGATGAAGCTGTAATGGTTTTACAACCTGTTTATTATCCATTTATGGACGTAGTTAAACAAAATAAACGTAATTTAATTGTTTCTAACTTAATTAATAATCATGGCCATTATGAGTTAGACCTAGATGATATGCGTCAAAAAATGGAAGAAAATCAAGTGCATGTTTTGATTTTCTGTAATCCTCATAATCCTGTAGGGCGCGTTTGGAATGAAACAGAATTAACAGAATTATTAGAATTATGTCGTCAAGAACAAGTTATTTTAATTTCAGATGAAATTCATCATGACTTAACGATTGATGGCAACAAATTTGTTTCAACATTAAATGTTCGTGATGGTTTTTACCGGGATAATTTAGTAGTTTTAGATTCACCTTCAAAAACCTTTAATATGGCAGGATTATTGAATAGTCATGTCATTATTCCAAATCCACAATTAATGAAGCGTTATGATGAATATGCAGCAGTTACAAAAGCACCAACTGGAAGTGTAATGGGAAGAGTTGCAGCACAAGCAGCTTATACATATGGTGTTGACTGGTTAGAAGGATTACAGGCTGTAATTGCATCTAATTATCGTTATATGCGCAATGAATTTAAGCAAGAATTACCGGAAGTTGTAATTTCACCACTCGAAGGAACATACTTAGCATGGATTGATTTATCAGCATTAATTCCAGAAGAAGATCTAGAGGAAGTTGTTCAAGAAAAAGCTAAGTTAGCGGTTGATTATGGAAAGTGGTTTGGAGATGCAGGTAAGGGTCATATCCGCATGAATTTAGCAACTACACCAGGCAATGTAGAGCAAGCAGTCCAAAGTTTAATTCAAGCAATTAAAGATTATCAAGAATAA
- the galE gene encoding UDP-glucose 4-epimerase GalE, with amino-acid sequence MASVLVVGGAGYIGSHMVDRLIENGEDTVVVDNLSTGHRASVSDKAKFYEGDVADKDFMRKVFKENPEIDTVIHFAAYSLVGESMHKPLKYFDNNVAGLIKLLEVMKEVNVKNLVFSSSAATYGIPDHMPIKESDPQSPINPYGESKLMMEKIMKWADEAYGIKYVALRYFNVAGAKPDGSIGEDHGPETHLVPIILQVALGEREKLQIYGDDYNTPDGTNIRDYVHPYDLADAHILAMNYLRDGKPSDAFNLGSSTGFSNLEMLKAAREVTGKEIPAEIAGRRGGDPDSLVAASDKAREVLGWEPKYDDVHSLIETAWAWHSKHPHGFED; translated from the coding sequence ATGGCATCAGTATTAGTTGTAGGTGGAGCTGGATATATTGGCTCTCACATGGTTGACCGTTTAATTGAAAACGGTGAAGATACAGTGGTTGTTGATAATTTATCTACAGGTCATCGTGCTTCAGTTAGCGATAAAGCTAAATTCTACGAAGGTGATGTTGCAGATAAAGACTTCATGCGTAAAGTCTTTAAAGAAAATCCTGAAATTGATACAGTTATTCACTTTGCAGCATATTCATTGGTTGGTGAATCAATGCACAAGCCATTGAAATACTTCGATAATAACGTTGCAGGCTTAATCAAACTTCTTGAAGTTATGAAAGAAGTTAATGTTAAGAATCTTGTATTCTCATCATCCGCAGCAACTTATGGAATTCCTGATCATATGCCAATCAAGGAATCAGATCCACAAAGCCCAATTAACCCATATGGTGAAAGTAAATTAATGATGGAAAAAATCATGAAATGGGCTGATGAAGCATATGGAATCAAGTATGTAGCTTTGCGTTACTTCAACGTTGCAGGTGCAAAGCCAGATGGATCAATTGGTGAAGACCACGGTCCAGAAACTCACCTAGTTCCAATTATTTTACAAGTTGCTTTAGGTGAACGTGAAAAATTACAAATCTATGGTGATGATTACAATACTCCAGATGGTACAAACATCCGTGATTATGTTCACCCATACGATTTAGCAGATGCACACATTTTAGCAATGAATTACTTGCGTGATGGTAAACCATCAGATGCTTTTAACTTAGGTTCATCTACTGGTTTCTCAAACTTAGAAATGTTAAAAGCTGCTCGTGAAGTAACAGGAAAAGAAATTCCTGCTGAAATTGCTGGCCGTCGTGGCGGAGATCCAGATTCACTTGTTGCAGCTTCAGATAAAGCACGTGAAGTTTTAGGTTGGGAACCTAAATATGATGATGTTCACAGTTTAATTGAAACTGCATGGGCATGGCACTCAAAACATCCACATGGTTTTGAAGATTAA